A single window of Periophthalmus magnuspinnatus isolate fPerMag1 chromosome 9, fPerMag1.2.pri, whole genome shotgun sequence DNA harbors:
- the fam222aa gene encoding protein FAM222A, which yields MLACLQRRQNPPPQHPVCTSKALEPPQALGRKCELVPTHSPRYPSAAELDAYAQKTANNPLSIKIFPTNIRVPQHKHLNRTVNGYDTTGQRYSPYPHLHTGGYQGLLAIVKPSSSSSSAPMFVPSKGVLKNSDGRRTKLSPAHIAVAPYPPPNSSTLATGHGQMVYPLGPTKPQEGSGLSVPPNVTVAGSVIPVTGGRGLALPPQSNLPSIQSIIYQINQQCQAQVMQQACQGAATASSNASPSKQGSTVMGSSSSSGGGYGVAMGPQGNMVYTGPVPTQNSEAIKHGVYPDSMDYILWQKQQQQAVLRMYSGGSGGGGAVSKSPESSVPGGIMGAQGSSSSSRPYHLTASGGGGLDKVSSSPLNCVGMHGNFSVGQYFAPPWNSVLVTPDSDCYNPQEFLGTSTGGPATGHRELGYPHHHHYHHHQHHPAMDSGGALCCSLPSKSLCNTSVLSSSLQSLEYLINDIHPPCIKEQMLGKGYETVSVPRLLDHQHAHIRLPVYR from the coding sequence GCGAGCTGGTGCCTACACACTCCCCTCGCTACCCCTCAGCTGCAGAACTTGATGCGTACGCCCAGAAGACAGCCAACAACCCTCTCTCCATCAAAATCTTTCCCACAAACATCAGGGTACCCCAGCACAAGCACCTTAACAGGACTGTGAATGGATATGACACCACAGGCCAGCGCTACAGCCCTTACCCACATCTCCATACAGGTGGATACCAGGGCCTGCTGGCCATCGTCaaaccctcctcctcttcttcatctgcCCCCATGTTTGTCCCGTCAAAAGGAGTTCTTAAGAACTCTGATGGAAGACGGACTAAGCTCTCGCCAGCCCACATAGCAGTTGCCCCATACCCACCTCCAAATAGTAGCACTTTAGCCACAGGCCATGGCCAAATGGTCTATCCTCTCGGACCCACTAAGCCTCAAGAAGGATCTGGACTGTCAGTTCCCCCAAATGTCACTGTTGCAGGGTCTGTGATTCCTGTGACAGGAGGGCGAGGCCTCGCCCTGCCCCCACAGTCAAACCTCCCTTCAATTCAGAGCATCATCTATCAGATCAACCAGCAATGCCAGGCACAGGTCATGCAGCAGGCATGTCAGGGAGCTGCCACTGCGTCATCTAACGCCAGCCCCTCTAAACAAGGCTCCACAGTGATGGGCTCCTCTAGCTCCTCAGGGGGAGGCTATGGGGTAGCTATGGGGCCCCAGGGTAACATGGTATACACTGGGCCTGTCCCAACTCAGAACTCGGAGGCAATAAAACATGGCGTTTACCCTGACAGCATGGACTACATCCTTTGgcaaaagcagcagcagcaggctgTGCTCCGCATGTACAGCGGGGGCAGTGGGGGTGGAGGTGCCGTGAGCAAGTCCCCTGAATCAAGTGTTCCTGGAGGAATCATGGGTGCCCAggggtcctcctcctcctccagacctTATCATCTGACTGCGAGTGGAGGAGGGGGGCTGGACAAAGTCAGTTCATCCCCTTTGAATTGTGTTGGGATGCATGGGAACTTCTCAGTGGGGCAATACTTTGCTCCTCCATGGAACAGTGTGTTGGTTACTCCAGACAGTGACTGCTACAACCCCCAGGAGTTTTTGGGCACCTCTACAGGTGGTCCCGCCACAGGCCACAGAGAGTTGGGCTACCCCCATCACCACCACTACCATCACCATCAGCACCACCCCGCCATGGACAGTGGGGGTGCTCTATGCTGCAGTCTGCCCAGCAAAAGCCTGTGTAACACATCAGTGCTGAGCAGCAGCTTGCAGTCTTTGGAGTACCTAATCAATGACATCCACCCACCCTGCATCAAGGAGCAGATGCTCGGGAAAGGCTATGAGACTGTGTCTGTGCCGCGGCTGTTGGACCACCAGCACGCACACATCCGCCTCCCTGTTTACAGATAG
- the trpv4 gene encoding transient receptor potential cation channel subfamily V member 4: MNENRSATTLFRKCQLALSKNDTVSLDSGDVGAAQSDSLYELSDLDNISVPPEDQSLEGGQEVVPSGQQGADSRQNLRSKFQGAFKKGIGNPMDLLETTIYESNVVPGPKKAPMDSLFDYGTYRNTSNQKKRRKKLPRGKTEVSCEDGASADPPKVVKIFNRTLLFECVSRGDPLSLEGLLEFLQTYEKRLTDEEFREPSTGKTCLPKALLNLYSGQNETIPLLVDIAEKTGNLREFINTPFRDVYYRGQTALHIAIERRCKPYVELLVEQGADVHAQARGRFFQPRDEGGYFYFGELPLSLAACTNQPDIVHYLTENPHKKADLRRQDSRGNTVLHALVHIADNTKDNTRFLTKMYDLLLIKSAKLYPECSLETVLNSDGMSPLMMAAKLGKIGVFQHIIRREIKDEEVRHLSRKFKDWAYGPVYSSLYDLSSLDTCGEEPSVLEILVYNSRNENRHEMLAVEPINELLRAKWQKFGAVTFYISVVSYLTTMIIFTLVAYYHPTQDTPPYPYKTSSDYLRMAGEIVTLASGIFFFLTNIKDLFLKKCPGVKSLFIDGSFQLLYFIYSVLIVVSAALYLSGIKAYISVMVFALVLGWMNTLYFTRGLKLTGTYSIMIQKILFKDLFRFLLVYVLFMIGYASALVSLLTVCPPAGSNCEDEGCPTYPKCRDQDTFSVFLLDLFKLTIGMGELDMIHSAQYPAVFLILLVTYIILTFVLLLNMLIALMGETVEQVSKESKKIWKLQWATTILDIERSFPVCLRKSFRVGEMVTVGKNWDDTPDRRWCFRVDEVNWTHWNQNLAIINEDPGKNETHQVDGLHLSMRGLRRDRWSTVVPRVVELNRGPRSRDLVVEMEPLTPRH; the protein is encoded by the exons ATGAATGAG aaTCGTTCAGCCACTACACTTTTTAGAAAATGTCAGCTCGCATTGTCTAAAAATGACACCGTCTCCCTGGATTCTGGAGATGTTGGAGCAGCTCAAAGCGACTCCTTGTATGAGCTGTCAGACCTGGACAACATCTCTGTCCCGCCTGAAGACCAAAGTCTTGAGGGGGGACAGGAAGTGGTCCCATCTGGCCAGCAGGGTGCGGACAGCAGACAGAACTTGAGGTCAAAGTTCCAGGGTGCGTTCAAGAAGGGCATTGGTAACCCTATGGACCTACTGGAAACTACCATCTATGAGTCCAATGTTGTCCCGGGACCCAAGAAAGCTCCTATGGACTCACTGTTTGACTATGGCACCTACAGAAATACAAGTAACCAGAAAAAACGGAGGAAAAAGTTACCAAGAGG TAAAACTGAGGTTTCCTGTGAGGATGGTGCTAGTGCTGATCCCCCTAAAGTAGTGAAAATCTTCAACCGCACTCtgctgtttgagtgtgtgtcaCGTGGGGACCCTTTGTCTTTAGAGGGTCTATTGGAGTTCCTGCAAACTTATGAGAAGAGGCTGACCGATGAGGAGTTCAGAG AGCCATCAACAGGTAAGACGTGTCTGCCCAAAGCCCTGCTGAATCTGTACAGTGGACAAAATGAAACCATCCCTCTGCTGGTGGACATCGCTGAGAAGACTGGAAACCTACGAGAATTTATCAACACACCATTTAGAGACGTTTACTACAGAG GCCAAACTGCACTGCACATTGCGATAGAGCGCCGCTGTAAACCATATGTGGAGCTTCTGGTGGAGCAGGGGGCAGACGTTCATGCTCAGGCACGGGGACGCTTCTTTCAGCCCAGAGATGAGGGCGGATACTTCTATTTTG GTGAGCTGCCTCTGTCCCTGGCAGCCTGTACAAACCAGCCCGACATAGTGCACTATTTGACAGAGAACCCACACAAAAAGGCTGATCTACGGCGGCAAGATTCACGAGGAAACACGGTGCTCCACGCTCTGGTGCACATCGCAGACAACACTAAGGACAACACTCGCTTCCTCACTAAGATGTACGACCTGCTGCTGATAAAGAGTGCCAAACTGTACCCCGAGTGCAGCCTAGAAACAGTGCTCAACAGCGATGGCATGTCACCGCTCATGATGGCCGCCAAGTTGGGAAAGATTGGG GTTTTTCAGCACATTATCCGACGTGAGATCAAAGATGAAGAAGTCAGACATTTGTCTCGAAAGTTTAAGGACTGGGCTTATGGTCCCGTGTACTCATCCCTTTATGATCTTTCGTCACTGGACACATGTGGAGAGGAGCCATCTGTGCTGGAAATCCTGGTCTACAACAGCCGCAATGAG AATCGTCATGAGATGTTGGCTGTGGAGCCCATCAATGAGCTGCTCAGAGCAAAGTGGCAGAAGTTTGGAGCCGTGACGTTTTATATCAGTGTCGTCTCCTACCTCACCACTATGATCATCTTTACTCTAGTGGCGTATTACCATCCAACACAAGACACG CCTCCTTATCCGTATAAAACCTCCTCAGACTACCTACGTATGGCCGGGGAGATTGTGACTCTTGCATCAGGGATCTTCTTCTTTCTCACTAAT ATAAAAGACCTGTTCCTGAAGAAGTGCCCTGGAGTGAAGTCTTTATTTATTGATGGTTCCTTTCAACTGCTGTA cTTCATCTACTCAGTCTTGATTGTTGTGTCCGCTGCTCTGTACCTGTCTGGAATCAAGGCATACATTTCGGTCATGGTGTTTGCTCTCGTCTTGGGTTGGATGAACACGTTGTATTTCACCAGAGGACTGAAGCTTACAGGGACATACAGCATCATGATACAGAAG ATTCTTTTCAAAGATTTGTTTAGGTTTCTGTTGGTGTACGTGCTCTTCATGATCGGATATGCATCAG CTCTGGTATCCCTGCTGACTGTATGTCCTCCCGCGGGGTCAAACTGTGAAGATGAAGGCTGTCCCACATACCCAAAGTGCAGGGACCAGGACACATTCAGTGTTTTCTTATTGGACCTCTTCAAACTCACCATTGGGATGGGTGAGCTGGACATGATACACAGCGCACAATACCCAGCCGTGTTCCTCATCCTTTTGGTCACTTACATCATCCTGACATTTGTGCTGCTGCTCAACATGTTGATCGCTCTAATGGGAGAGACAGTGGAACAGGTGTCCAAAGAGAGCAAGAAAATCTGGAAACTCCAG TGGGCTACAACCATATTGGACATTGAGCGTTCATTCCCAGTGTGTCTTCGAAAGTCGTTTCGAGTTGGTGAGATGGTGACAGTGGGTAAGAATTGGGACGACACACCAGACCGCCGCTGGTGTTTCAG GGTGGATGAAGTAAACTGGACCCACTGGAACCAGAATCTGGCCATCATTAATGAAGACCCTGGAAAAAACGAGACCCACCAAGTTGATGGACTACACCTGAGCATGAGAGGCCTAAGGCGAG ACCGCTGGTCCACTGTGGTCCCTCGCGTGGTGGAGCTGAACAGGGGACCTCGCTCTCGGGACCTGGTTGTGGAAATGGAGCCTCTGACGCCCAGACACTGA
- the gltpa gene encoding glycolipid transfer protein — MALLMEHQFRQLPADRQVETRPFLEAVSYLPHFFDCLGPTVFAPIKADFSGNLTKMKTVYDSNPGRFKTLQHLLEAEKEMHGTEWPKVGATFALMWLKRSLRFIQAFLQSLVNGEKDDLNPNLIRVNANKAYEIALRRYHGWFVQQLFKAAVFATPYKSEFLRALSKGRDVKEEDCLEKIRKFLINFSATVDAIYEMYTKMNAEVDSTA, encoded by the exons atggcCCTGCTGATGGAGCATCAGTTCAGACAGCTGCCAGCAGACAGACAAGTGGAAACCAGGCCATTTCTGGAGGCAGTGTCCTATCTTCCACATTTCTTTG ACTGCCTTGGACCCACTGTTTTTGCACCAATAAAAGCAGACTTTTCAGGAaacctcaca AAAATGAAGACTGTCTATGACAGCAACCCAGGTCGTTTCAAGACGCTGCAGCACCTTTTGGAGGCTGAAAAGGAAATGCATGGTACTGAATGGCCAAAAGTTGGAGCAACATTTGCACTCATGTGGCTGAAAAG AAGTCTACGGTTTATCCAGGCATTTCTCCAGAGCCTTGTAAATGGTGAGAAAGATGATCTAAATCCAAACCTCATTCGGGTCAATGCAAACAAAGCCTATGAAATAGCACTCAGAAGGTATCATGGCTGGTTTGTGCAACAACTTTTCAAG GCTGCTGTGTTTGCTACACCTTATAAATCTGAGTTTCTCAGGGCTCTGTCAAAAGGCAGAGATGTCAAAGAAGAAGATTGTTTAGAGAAAATCCGTAAATTTCTCATAAATTTCTCTGCGACTGTGGATGCAATATATGAGATGTACACTAAAATGAATGCAGAAGTAGATTCTACAGCGTGA